The DNA region CCCATAAGCTCCGTGTTTTCAATTGGCTTGGAAAGATAGGCGTTCATTCCGGCCTCAAAACATTTTTGTCGACTGTCATGGTCGGCCAGTGCAGTCACTGCGATTATGGGCACATCCCTGAGCCCTGAGAATCTGCCTTGCCTGATCATGGCAGTCAATTCAAAGCCATCATGTTTAGGAACCATGATGTCCATAAGGACCAGGGAAATATCAGGATTGCTGTTCATAAGTTCCAGAGCCTCCTGTCCGTCCGTGGCAGTCAGCACGTCAAAACCTCTGCTTTTGAGCATCCTTTCTATGAGCATGCGATTAATTTTTTCGTCTTCCACCACCATTATGGGCTTGGGCCCGGGTTCAGACCTGCATTCAAGCCTGTGTTTGGCCTGCTTGAAAAGTGGCTCTGAGACAGCAAAATCAACACCCAGAAAAAACCGGCTTCCCTGGCCCGGCCTGGATTCAACCCCGAGTTCAGCTCCCAGGGTCTGGGCCAGTTGCCTGCAAACGCTAAGACCTATGCCAGAACCAAGCTGGCGCTTGAACTGGACATCATCGCTTTTTACAAATGGCTCAAAAATATCATCCTTTTTGTCCAGGGGAATACCAGGCCCACTGTCTTTGACTTCAAACAGAATCCTTACGGCATTCATCCTCTGATCATCGTCACCCTGCCGGGGCAAGCTGCTTACCCTGAACAGGACCTTCCCATCCGGTGTGAACTTGATGGCGTTTTCAAGAAGATTCCAGAGTATCTGCCTGACAATGCCCATGTCGCCACTGAGCTTAGCAGGAATATCTGAGGCAACTTCAAAATCCAGGTCAAGACCTTTGTTCCTGGCCATGGGGTCAAAAACATCCTTGATCTTATTCATTTCAACTTCAAGGTCAAAAGGTTGGGAATGAACCTTGTACATTCCCTTTTGTAAACCTGAAAGTTCAAGGATCTTGTTTATGGACATCAAAAGCTGTCTGGACGAGTCAAGGGCGATGCTGACAAGTTCCTTTTCCGGGTCATTAAGCCTTGCTTCCAGCATGGTCTGCAGGACACTCATTATCCCATTGAGAGGAGTGCGCAGTTCATGGCTCATGGCCTCCAAAAACCTGTCTTTGGCAGAATTTGCCTTTTGCAGTTGTCTTTCCGCCAGTTTCCTTTTTTGCCGACTCCTCAGAAACCATATCCCATAGCCCATGTTTCTGGCGACCCTCTCCAGGTGCTCTACCTCCTGAGGCGTAAATTCGGTCTTAACCCCGCCGTAAATGGTCAATGCCCCGAATCCCACGCCAGAATAGGAAATGGGAAATGACAGGATGTATCTGATGTGGTTTTTCCGGATCAACTCTTTCCAGGGATCAAGAGAAGGATCTTTTTCAGGTTCCTGGATATACACAGTTTCTCCAGTACGGATGGCCGTACCTGTAGGCCCCATTCCCAGTGAGCTGGCGTCCCAGGTGAGTTTCATGGTTTGGGTCATGCCTTTTTTGTCACCACTTGCGGCTCTGATGCTGATACTGCTCTGGTCATCCATTTCAGCATACCCAACCATGACCAGACAGGAATTCAGACTTGAGGCCAGGATATCGCAGACTCCCTGAAGCATATTATCTTCGTTGCCGGCTTTTATGATCACTTCTCCGCACCGGTTCAGGGCTTCCAGGTTCCAGTTGGTCCGGCGCAGATCCTGTTCAAGACCTGACAGCTTTGCAACCCGCTCTTTAAGCTGGGTTCCAAGGTTAAGATTCATGGCTCGGAGCTCGCAAATCTTAAACAGATATTCCAGCTGAACTTGAAGCATGGCCTCATCCCAATGAGTATCCATAACTCCGTCAACCGGCAAAGCTTCCTTAACCTCAGTACCCAGAGCCGATCCGGATTGTGAAATAGCCAGGACAGCTATTCCCCTTTCTCTTGATGCAGTATCAACCCAGTTCCGGATCCCTTCATAGCCCGGTCCGGGATAAGGGATTTCCACCATCAGGACAATCAGCTCCTCATTGAGAGTCAGGTTCTCAAGATCCGACTCCTGATCCAGACAACGGATCTCGCCCCCAGAGGGAAACTTCGTCAGAGATCTTCTGAGCCGGCCTTCAAGGTCCTTGTTCCTGATCAAGAGATACGTCGCTGTCATGGGTCATTAATCCTTCAAGTAAATGCCTTCTGGAGACGGAATCGAAAATGGGTGAAACGTCTGCCTGCGCCCT from Desulfonatronovibrio hydrogenovorans DSM 9292 includes:
- a CDS encoding GAF domain-containing hybrid sensor histidine kinase/response regulator — encoded protein: MTATYLLIRNKDLEGRLRRSLTKFPSGGEIRCLDQESDLENLTLNEELIVLMVEIPYPGPGYEGIRNWVDTASRERGIAVLAISQSGSALGTEVKEALPVDGVMDTHWDEAMLQVQLEYLFKICELRAMNLNLGTQLKERVAKLSGLEQDLRRTNWNLEALNRCGEVIIKAGNEDNMLQGVCDILASSLNSCLVMVGYAEMDDQSSISIRAASGDKKGMTQTMKLTWDASSLGMGPTGTAIRTGETVYIQEPEKDPSLDPWKELIRKNHIRYILSFPISYSGVGFGALTIYGGVKTEFTPQEVEHLERVARNMGYGIWFLRSRQKRKLAERQLQKANSAKDRFLEAMSHELRTPLNGIMSVLQTMLEARLNDPEKELVSIALDSSRQLLMSINKILELSGLQKGMYKVHSQPFDLEVEMNKIKDVFDPMARNKGLDLDFEVASDIPAKLSGDMGIVRQILWNLLENAIKFTPDGKVLFRVSSLPRQGDDDQRMNAVRILFEVKDSGPGIPLDKKDDIFEPFVKSDDVQFKRQLGSGIGLSVCRQLAQTLGAELGVESRPGQGSRFFLGVDFAVSEPLFKQAKHRLECRSEPGPKPIMVVEDEKINRMLIERMLKSRGFDVLTATDGQEALELMNSNPDISLVLMDIMVPKHDGFELTAMIRQGRFSGLRDVPIIAVTALADHDSRQKCFEAGMNAYLSKPIENTELMGMVHRYIDPCNDLLDG